In Camelina sativa cultivar DH55 chromosome 16, Cs, whole genome shotgun sequence, a single window of DNA contains:
- the LOC104750038 gene encoding DNA repair protein RAD51 homolog 2 isoform X2 has product MPEFELMELLDVGMKETKSAVALISEATSPPCQSARSLLERKVENEHLSGHLPTHLKGLDETLCGGIPFGVLTELVGPPGIGKSQFCMKLALSASFPAAYGGLDGRVVYIDVESKFSSRRVIEMGLESFPEVFHLKGMAQEMAGRILVLRPTSLANFTESIQELKDSILQNQVKLLVIDSMTALLSGENKQGAQRQHQLGWHISFLKSLAEFSRIPIVVTNQVRSQNRDETSQYSFQAKLKDGLQEHTKTYDSHLVAALGINWAHAVTIRLVLEAKSGQRIIKIAKSPMSPPLAFPFHITSAGISLLSDKGTELKGPGINTIHARGHSDMINFHGECS; this is encoded by the exons ATGCCAGAATTTGAGTTAATGGAGCTGCTTGATGTTGGAATGAAAGAGACAAAATCAGCAGTGGCACTCATCAGTGAAGCTACTTCTCCACCATGTCAATCA GCTCGATCCTTGCTGGAGAGAAAAGTTGAGAACGAGCACTTATCTGGTCATCTTCCTACCCATTTGAAAGGTTTGGATGAAACTTTATGCGGTGGGATACCTTTTGGTGTTCTTACTGAGTTAGTTGGTCCTCCTGGTATTGGTAAATCACAG TTTTGCATGAAACTTGCCTTATCAGCTTCGTTTCCAGCAGCTTATGGAGGATTAGATGGTCGTGTGGTTTACATAGATGTGGAGTCCAAGTTTAGTTCAAGAAG GGTGATAGAAATGGGACTGGAAAGCTTTCCGGAAGTGTTTCACCTTAAAGGAATGGCACAAGAG ATGGCAGGAAGGATCCTTGTTTTGCGGCCAACATCTTTAGCTAACTTTACTGAAAG TATACAAGAACTCAAGGATTCAATTCTTCAAAACCAAGTAAAGCTTCTAGTGATTGATAGTATGACAGCTCTTCTTTCAGG TGAAAACAAACAAGGAGCTCAGAGACAGCATCAGTTGGGTTGGCATATTTCTTTCTTAAA ATCGCTTGCTGAATTTTCTCGGATTCCTATAGTGGTGACTAATCAAGTTAGATCCCAAAACCGCGATGAAACTAGTCAGTATTCTTTTCAAG CTAAACTAAAAGATGGATTACAAGAACACACAAAGACATATGATTCTCACCTTGTTGCTGCATTGGGGATAAATTGGGCTCATGCTGTAACCATCCGGCTGGTTCTTGAAGCCAAATCAG GTCAGAGAATCATTAAGATTGCAAAATCTCCTATGTCACCTCCTTTAGCCTTCCCCTTCCATATAACTTCAGCTGGGATTTCATTACTGAGCGACAAAGGTACTGAACTGAAAGGTCCAGGAATCAACACCATTCATGCTCGAG GGCACAGCGACATGATTAATTTTCATGGGGAGTGCTCTTAG
- the LOC104750038 gene encoding DNA repair protein RAD51 homolog 2 isoform X1, protein MANKLIGEMGLHTKISNIFAARNIITAKDALSMPEFELMELLDVGMKETKSAVALISEATSPPCQSARSLLERKVENEHLSGHLPTHLKGLDETLCGGIPFGVLTELVGPPGIGKSQFCMKLALSASFPAAYGGLDGRVVYIDVESKFSSRRVIEMGLESFPEVFHLKGMAQEMAGRILVLRPTSLANFTESIQELKDSILQNQVKLLVIDSMTALLSGENKQGAQRQHQLGWHISFLKSLAEFSRIPIVVTNQVRSQNRDETSQYSFQAKLKDGLQEHTKTYDSHLVAALGINWAHAVTIRLVLEAKSGQRIIKIAKSPMSPPLAFPFHITSAGISLLSDKGTELKGPGINTIHARGHSDMINFHGECS, encoded by the exons ATGGCGAACAAGCTCATCGGAGAAATGGGTCTTCACACCAAAATCTCAAACATCTTCGCCGCAAGAAACATCATCACCGCCAAG GATGCGTTATCAATGCCAGAATTTGAGTTAATGGAGCTGCTTGATGTTGGAATGAAAGAGACAAAATCAGCAGTGGCACTCATCAGTGAAGCTACTTCTCCACCATGTCAATCA GCTCGATCCTTGCTGGAGAGAAAAGTTGAGAACGAGCACTTATCTGGTCATCTTCCTACCCATTTGAAAGGTTTGGATGAAACTTTATGCGGTGGGATACCTTTTGGTGTTCTTACTGAGTTAGTTGGTCCTCCTGGTATTGGTAAATCACAG TTTTGCATGAAACTTGCCTTATCAGCTTCGTTTCCAGCAGCTTATGGAGGATTAGATGGTCGTGTGGTTTACATAGATGTGGAGTCCAAGTTTAGTTCAAGAAG GGTGATAGAAATGGGACTGGAAAGCTTTCCGGAAGTGTTTCACCTTAAAGGAATGGCACAAGAG ATGGCAGGAAGGATCCTTGTTTTGCGGCCAACATCTTTAGCTAACTTTACTGAAAG TATACAAGAACTCAAGGATTCAATTCTTCAAAACCAAGTAAAGCTTCTAGTGATTGATAGTATGACAGCTCTTCTTTCAGG TGAAAACAAACAAGGAGCTCAGAGACAGCATCAGTTGGGTTGGCATATTTCTTTCTTAAA ATCGCTTGCTGAATTTTCTCGGATTCCTATAGTGGTGACTAATCAAGTTAGATCCCAAAACCGCGATGAAACTAGTCAGTATTCTTTTCAAG CTAAACTAAAAGATGGATTACAAGAACACACAAAGACATATGATTCTCACCTTGTTGCTGCATTGGGGATAAATTGGGCTCATGCTGTAACCATCCGGCTGGTTCTTGAAGCCAAATCAG GTCAGAGAATCATTAAGATTGCAAAATCTCCTATGTCACCTCCTTTAGCCTTCCCCTTCCATATAACTTCAGCTGGGATTTCATTACTGAGCGACAAAGGTACTGAACTGAAAGGTCCAGGAATCAACACCATTCATGCTCGAG GGCACAGCGACATGATTAATTTTCATGGGGAGTGCTCTTAG